One part of the Nitrospirota bacterium genome encodes these proteins:
- the lptE gene encoding LPS assembly lipoprotein LptE — translation MMRDGRRETRDERRGMTDEGRETREDGCRKKASVVLASAASGRPSSIGLNGDRPSSIVLVLVALSMLLSSCGYRFASMGGIVPEDARTIAVPAFINNTAEPYVDVEVTKAVVDEFLADGRLKVVDADTADLVLKGKVTKFEITPSAYSTDNYIQSYTVSIGVNVTVEEVKTHKSIWQETGVGSVFNAGYGVSIGDITATKIAKEAALKNASRDVASTIRSRLLDGF, via the coding sequence ATGATGAGGGACGGGAGACGAGAGACGAGGGACGAGAGACGAGGGATGACGGACGAGGGACGAGAGACGAGGGAAGACGGATGTAGGAAGAAAGCGTCCGTCGTCCTAGCGAGCGCTGCGAGCGGTCGTCCATCGTCCATCGGGTTAAATGGCGATCGTCCATCGTCAATCGTGTTGGTCCTGGTCGCCTTGTCGATGCTGCTCTCCTCCTGCGGATACCGGTTCGCTTCAATGGGAGGGATCGTGCCCGAAGATGCCAGGACCATCGCCGTTCCGGCGTTCATCAACAACACCGCGGAGCCCTATGTGGATGTCGAGGTGACCAAGGCTGTGGTGGATGAGTTCCTTGCCGATGGCCGGCTGAAGGTAGTGGACGCGGATACAGCCGATCTGGTGCTCAAGGGGAAGGTGACGAAATTCGAGATTACCCCGTCCGCCTATTCGACTGATAATTATATTCAGTCCTATACGGTCAGTATTGGAGTGAATGTAACGGTAGAGGAAGTAAAGACCCATAAGAGTATCTGGCAGGAAACGGGTGTTGGTTCGGTCTTCAACGCGGGCTATGGCGTATCGATCGGCGACATCACCGCCACGAAGATCGCAAAAGAAGCGGCCCTTAAGAATGCAAGCCGGGACGTGGCGTCGACGATTCGGAGCCGGTTGCTGGATGGGTTTTGA